In Sphaeramia orbicularis chromosome 5, fSphaOr1.1, whole genome shotgun sequence, a genomic segment contains:
- the LOC115419808 gene encoding protein SSUH2 homolog, producing the protein MDEKDDDLGAIDPNIPEEGPSAPPPGWLDDIHGYQGLKGGDGDNPLYPPPPAYNPQPEQDRNTHVPNVRVPTVSEDVAREALLKFVESKWTYSSKPARNLTFKELKPITVYRYRLETYTETRTSAWQYESYNGQPVDGPQFGMSPPPWDIPVSMPQRYTDMVQKIRVPHSSFIKMCHKCNGCGRTRCVHCHGRGQKRCTFCHGNGRSRNKRCTSCHGRGRRRCISCHGQGYKTCTVCHGSQNLLHFIELTVTWKNNIEDFIPDRQPDFPDKKFEKVTGDPFFIDENVLVYPIQGFPDQEICDVSSRLINEHLNRYSATSRILQQRQTIELVPLTHAHYSYGGKDFSFFVYGIENKVFTAKYPSACSIL; encoded by the exons ATGGACGAGAAGGACGATGATCTTG gTGCAATCGATCCAAACATCCCTGAGGAAGGGCCTTCAGCGCCCCCTCCTGGCTGGCTAGATGACATACATGGCTACCAGGGCCTCAAAGGAGGAG ATGGTGATAACCCATTGTACCCGCCTCCTCCTGCCTACAACCCTCAGCCTGAGCAAGACAGGAACACTCATGTTCCAAATGTCAG GGTTCCCACAGTGTCAGAGGATGTGGCCAGAGAAGCTCTGCTCAAGTTTGTGGAATCAAAATGGACTTACAGCTCCAAGCCTGCCAGAAACCTCACCTTCAAAGAGCTGAAACCCATCACTGTGTACAGG TATCGACTGGAGACCTACACTGAGACCAGAACCAGTGCCTGGCAGTATGAGTCATACAATG GACAGCCGGTGGATGGTCCTCAGTTCGGTATGAGCCCTCCACCGTGGGACATCCCAGTGTCAATGCCTCAGAGATACACTGACATGGTGCAGAAGATCCGTGTTCCTCACTCGTCCTTTATAAAG ATGTGTCACAAGTGCAACGGCTGTGGAAGAACCCGTTGTGTCCACTGTCATGGTAGAGGACAG AAGCGTTGTACATTCTGCCACGGTAACGGCCGCTCCAGGAACAAGCGCTGCACCTCCTGTCATGGCCGAGGTCGAAGGAG GTGTATCTCCTGTCATGGTCAAGGCTACAAGACCTGCACTGTTTGTCATGGCAGCCAAAACCTGCTGCACTTCATCGAGCTCACTGTCACATG GAAGAACAACATAGAGGACTTCATCCCAGATCGTCAGCCCGACTTCCCAGACAAGAAGTTTGAGAAAGTGACGGGAGACCCTTTCTTCATCGACGAGAATGTGCTG GTTTATCCCATCCAGGGTTTCCCTGATCAGGAAATCTGTGACGTTTCATCAAGACTGATTAACGAACACCTTAACCGCTACAGCGCCACCAGCCGGATCCTGCAACag CGTCAGACCATCGAGCTGGTGCCCCTGACTCACGCTCATTACTCCTACGGTGGAAAAGACTTCAGCTTCTTTGTCTATGGAATCGAGAACAAAGTCTTCACGGCCAAATATCCGTCTGCATGTTCTATTTTATAA